Proteins encoded in a region of the Saccharothrix ecbatanensis genome:
- a CDS encoding ABC transporter ATP-binding protein: protein MNALETSGLGKRYRRRWALSECTVELPAGATAALVGPNGAGKTTLLNLVTGLLAPTTGHVRVFGRPLDLTRVAFVAQDKPLYRRWSVADTLHFGAATNPRWDRGRAESLVRAHGIAHDQRVDRLSGGQRTLVALALAVGKRADLLVLDEPLAELDPLARVQVLQALRELETTVLLSSHVLADLAGICDHLVLLGGGRVRLCGAVSDLLDPHPATTLEDLVLHYLRNPEAVR from the coding sequence GTGAACGCGCTGGAGACCAGCGGCCTCGGCAAGCGCTACCGACGGCGGTGGGCGCTGAGCGAGTGCACGGTCGAGCTGCCCGCCGGTGCCACGGCCGCGCTGGTCGGCCCCAACGGTGCGGGCAAGACCACGCTGCTGAACCTGGTGACCGGCCTGCTCGCACCCACCACCGGGCACGTCCGCGTCTTCGGCCGACCGCTCGACCTGACGAGGGTGGCGTTCGTGGCCCAGGACAAGCCGCTGTACCGGCGCTGGAGCGTGGCCGACACGCTGCACTTCGGCGCGGCCACCAACCCTCGATGGGACCGCGGACGCGCCGAGTCCTTGGTGCGCGCGCACGGCATCGCCCACGACCAGCGGGTGGACCGGCTGTCCGGCGGCCAGCGCACCCTGGTGGCACTCGCACTGGCGGTGGGCAAACGGGCCGACCTGCTGGTGCTGGACGAGCCGCTCGCGGAGCTGGACCCGCTGGCCCGCGTCCAGGTCCTGCAGGCGCTGCGGGAACTGGAGACCACGGTACTGCTGTCCTCGCACGTCCTGGCCGACCTCGCCGGGATATGCGACCACCTGGTGCTGCTCGGCGGCGGTCGGGTCCGGCTGTGCGGCGCCGTCAGCGACCTCCTCGACCCCCATCCCGCCACGACCTTGGAGGACCTCGTGCTGCACTACCTGCGCAACCCCGAGGCCGTCCGGTGA
- a CDS encoding ABC transporter permease subunit → MTGVLWVAWRGQRAQFAAIGALVLLYGVVALTERLQPDMAGLTGQLAGLLAGAVCLVLGAPLVARELETGTCKLAWTQSVTRGRWLAANLAVAAAGAVAAAAALAALLAWVAHDPVGEPMAWPYYESHGVLPFARVVFALALGAALGALTGHTRIAMPLSVLLLGACQLVGRAVRGRFDLPYWHLQWTETAVYFTAAAALTTVAHLTIRHRA, encoded by the coding sequence GTGACGGGGGTGCTGTGGGTGGCCTGGCGCGGGCAGCGCGCCCAGTTCGCCGCCATCGGAGCCCTCGTGCTGCTCTACGGCGTGGTCGCGCTGACCGAGCGCCTGCAACCCGACATGGCCGGTCTCACCGGGCAGTTGGCCGGCTTGCTGGCCGGAGCCGTCTGCCTGGTCTTGGGCGCGCCGCTCGTCGCCCGCGAACTCGAAACCGGCACCTGCAAACTGGCCTGGACCCAGAGCGTGACCAGAGGTCGTTGGCTGGCCGCGAACCTCGCCGTCGCCGCCGCCGGCGCGGTGGCCGCAGCCGCCGCGCTCGCGGCCCTGCTGGCCTGGGTGGCGCACGACCCGGTGGGCGAGCCGATGGCCTGGCCGTACTACGAGAGCCACGGCGTGCTGCCGTTCGCCAGGGTCGTCTTCGCTCTGGCACTCGGCGCCGCGCTGGGTGCCCTGACCGGGCACACCCGCATCGCCATGCCGCTTTCCGTGCTGCTCCTCGGCGCCTGCCAGCTCGTCGGCCGGGCCGTGCGCGGCCGGTTCGACCTCCCGTACTGGCACCTGCAGTGGACCGAGACCGCCGTCTACTTCACCGCAGCGGCCGCCCTGACCACCGTCGCCCACCTAACCATCCGCCACCGCGCCTGA